A genomic region of Exiguobacterium sp. Helios contains the following coding sequences:
- a CDS encoding BglG family transcription antiterminator produces the protein MIDFTAREREILFYLLTKSEPVQIQEIAEALETSERTIQRERERLGQTVAPFQLEMSYIRGRGLQLSGDEGHKRELREALLLSHRQLPSAEDRQVELAYRLLQEEGMIKLQALAHAMYIAPSTISQDLEQVDEWFCQYALELKRKKGLGAEVIGEEIDKRRLLVSLIFTQWDVLSFYRFLQGHVDQLPHLLQIHQREWIEAINQSYAVIVPLTKQQDISDRLLMRAALSLAVQAIRMDRFPMVYELKAYPLEVLHHVDTLQQRLPYPLSIAERQWISEELRNFQQDQLETGEELVIRLRVKRLIEQVSLLYGEAFMEDRALEHGLVSHIMSYTKQNIVNPSYVIKQIEREYPRLFDAVKQAAEFVFNDQTFADYDLAFWVMHFGAVLSKPLPKIPYRVLVVCSAGLGSSKLLMNRLRQEFTELEQVESSSLFGIGRLQLKDYDFVLSTVPLPDISQPHLLVNPLLPKEEVERIRKLLVSLPKSFQAAPRQESSGWLDLSRLEELVKTARQLSDAFSIETISAQTEGLEEILLEISNGLVDKNVTSSAVQLSTQLLRRHEMSGLGIPGTRLALFHGRDDSIHRGGFFIYELEQPIELLGMDQAIQPVERILVLAAPEEATDQLLQLLSSISGAIIENDVQTHQFEYGDVHQLRQILNRTFRKVIERELQTVEQPLDFSL, from the coding sequence GTGATTGATTTTACGGCCCGCGAGCGGGAAATCCTATTTTATTTACTGACGAAATCAGAACCGGTTCAGATTCAGGAAATCGCAGAAGCACTCGAAACTTCGGAGCGGACGATTCAACGGGAACGCGAGCGGCTTGGACAAACGGTAGCGCCGTTTCAGTTAGAAATGAGTTATATCCGGGGAAGGGGCTTACAGTTGAGTGGCGATGAGGGACACAAACGGGAACTCCGTGAAGCATTGTTGTTATCGCATCGGCAGTTACCATCGGCGGAAGATCGGCAAGTCGAGCTTGCGTATCGGCTCTTACAAGAAGAAGGAATGATCAAACTGCAGGCTTTGGCACATGCCATGTACATCGCGCCAAGTACGATCAGTCAAGATTTAGAACAGGTTGATGAATGGTTTTGTCAGTATGCGCTGGAGTTAAAACGTAAAAAAGGATTAGGGGCGGAAGTCATCGGTGAAGAAATCGACAAACGCCGCTTGCTGGTATCCTTGATTTTCACCCAATGGGATGTCTTGTCCTTTTACCGATTTCTTCAGGGGCACGTCGATCAACTGCCTCATTTACTTCAAATCCACCAGAGGGAGTGGATTGAAGCAATTAACCAATCGTATGCCGTCATCGTTCCTTTGACGAAACAACAGGATATCAGTGACCGTCTCCTGATGCGGGCGGCACTGAGTTTAGCGGTACAAGCAATCCGGATGGACCGGTTCCCGATGGTCTACGAACTGAAAGCGTATCCGCTCGAAGTGCTGCATCACGTCGATACGCTGCAGCAACGGTTGCCGTATCCTTTATCGATTGCCGAGCGGCAATGGATTTCTGAGGAATTACGGAATTTCCAACAAGATCAGCTGGAGACCGGTGAAGAATTGGTCATTCGACTGCGTGTTAAACGACTCATCGAACAAGTCTCCTTATTGTACGGGGAAGCTTTTATGGAAGACCGGGCACTCGAACACGGTCTAGTCAGCCACATCATGTCATACACGAAACAAAACATCGTCAATCCGTCCTATGTCATCAAACAAATTGAACGGGAGTATCCGCGTCTGTTTGATGCCGTCAAACAAGCAGCTGAATTCGTCTTCAACGATCAAACGTTTGCAGATTATGATTTGGCATTTTGGGTGATGCACTTTGGTGCCGTTTTGAGTAAACCATTGCCGAAAATCCCGTACCGTGTTCTGGTCGTCTGTTCGGCGGGACTGGGATCATCCAAATTATTGATGAACCGGTTGCGACAGGAATTTACGGAATTGGAGCAGGTCGAAAGTTCGTCGCTCTTTGGCATCGGACGTCTACAGTTGAAGGATTATGACTTTGTGTTATCGACGGTGCCGTTACCGGATATCAGTCAACCTCATCTGCTCGTCAACCCGTTATTGCCCAAAGAAGAGGTTGAACGAATCCGGAAGTTGCTCGTTTCCTTACCTAAATCCTTCCAAGCCGCTCCTCGACAGGAATCATCCGGCTGGCTGGATTTATCCAGATTGGAAGAATTGGTTAAGACGGCCCGTCAATTAAGTGACGCCTTTTCCATCGAAACGATTTCCGCACAAACGGAAGGATTGGAAGAAATCCTTCTTGAAATCAGCAACGGACTGGTCGATAAAAATGTCACTTCATCGGCCGTTCAGTTGTCAACGCAGTTGTTACGCCGGCACGAGATGTCCGGACTCGGGATTCCTGGTACACGCCTGGCATTGTTTCACGGTCGCGACGATTCGATTCACCGGGGGGGATTTTTCATCTATGAGCTCGAACAACCGATTGAGCTGCTCGGGATGGATCAAGCGATTCAACCGGTCGAACGGATTTTAGTTCTGGCTGCACCGGAAGAAGCGACGGATCAGCTGTTGCAACTGCTCAGTTCGATTAGTGGTGCCATCATCGAAAATGATGTGCAAACCCATCAGTTTGAATACGGAGATGTCCATCAGCTTCGGCAGATCTTGAACCGGACGTTCCGAAAAGTCATTGAACGGGAACTGCAGACGGTCGAGCAACCGCTTGATTTTTCATTGTGA